From the Methanobacterium spitsbergense genome, one window contains:
- the fhcD gene encoding formylmethanofuran--tetrahydromethanopterin N-formyltransferase has product MEINGVEIEDNFAEAFGIQVSRILITAATKKLALVAATEATGYGTSVIGCPAEAGIDGYVPPQDTPDGRPGYIIMICNMNKGKLDHELLERVGMCILTAATTAVFDWMDEPDEKLKTGQKLKFFGDGYEQTLDVEGRKIHSIPLMSGDFLVEAELGIKAGVAGGNFFILAENQPAGLLAADAAVDAIEAIPGAITPFPGGIVASGSKVGSNKYKFLGASTNEKMCVTLKDEVEGCEIPENVNGVYEIVIDGVNEEAVKAAMKAGIEAAVKISGIIQISAGNFGGNLGKYQIKLHELF; this is encoded by the coding sequence ATGGAAATAAACGGAGTGGAAATAGAAGATAATTTTGCAGAAGCATTCGGCATACAAGTATCAAGAATTCTCATAACTGCAGCAACCAAAAAACTGGCATTAGTAGCAGCTACCGAAGCCACAGGTTACGGAACATCTGTTATCGGATGCCCGGCAGAGGCAGGAATAGACGGTTATGTGCCACCACAGGATACTCCTGATGGAAGACCGGGTTATATAATAATGATCTGCAACATGAACAAGGGTAAACTTGATCATGAGTTACTCGAGCGAGTAGGAATGTGTATTCTAACTGCAGCAACCACAGCTGTCTTTGATTGGATGGATGAACCTGATGAAAAACTCAAAACAGGTCAGAAACTGAAATTCTTCGGTGATGGATATGAACAAACATTGGATGTGGAAGGAAGAAAAATACACTCCATCCCCCTAATGTCTGGTGACTTTTTAGTTGAAGCAGAATTAGGAATAAAAGCAGGTGTTGCAGGTGGGAATTTCTTCATTCTCGCAGAAAACCAACCAGCAGGATTACTAGCTGCGGACGCAGCTGTGGATGCTATTGAAGCAATTCCTGGTGCAATAACTCCATTCCCTGGAGGAATAGTTGCTTCCGGTTCCAAAGTTGGTTCAAATAAGTACAAGTTTTTAGGAGCATCTACCAACGAAAAAATGTGTGTTACTTTGAAGGACGAAGTTGAGGGTTGTGAAATACCTGAAAATGTTAATGGTGTCTATGAAATAGTTATTGACGGAGTAAATGAAGAAGCAGTCAAAGCTGCAATGAAGGCAGGTATTGAAGCTGCTGTTAAAATCTCTGGAATAATTCAGATAAGTGCAGGTAACTTTGGTGGAAACCTCGGTAAATATCAGATTAAGCTTCATGAGCTTTTCTAA